The Dermochelys coriacea isolate rDerCor1 chromosome 7, rDerCor1.pri.v4, whole genome shotgun sequence genome window below encodes:
- the WDR74 gene encoding WD repeat-containing protein 74, giving the protein MASSARWNHVWVGSETGILKGVNLRRRQASNYVAASALRRDEGVCAMCWGDPSESEILVGCLDRSVKLFSTEKGKFTESRQCLGGEGSFCGLAVHDSSIITCVESGLLKVWRDASSEKVETQVGAGVCCMRQNPAQPQCVGTGGKENALKVWDLHRPEEPIFCAKNVRNDWLNLRVPVWERDLQFLPGSEKIVTCTGHHQVRLYDPSSPKRRPVLEATYGEYPLTALSLTPAADSVVVGSSHGDMAVIDLRQGRLVKCLKGFAGSVRSVQCHPTLPLVASCGLDRFLRVHNIEDKHLVHKVYLKSRLNCLLLTSRERWEDEEPEPAASQADVKEEEDELWDGMETVATKTVLKRNVDPNVRETQLGKRPKKQKRTSTGP; this is encoded by the exons ATGGCGTCTTCTGCGCGGTGGAATCACGTGTGGGTTGGATCGGAGACTGGCATCCTGAAAG GGGTGAACCTGCGGCGGAGACAGGCCTCCAATTACGTGGCGGCCTCGGCGCTGCGCCGGGATGAGGGCGTCTGCGCCATGTGCTGGGGGGACCCCTCCGAGTCCGAG ATCCTCGTCGGCTGCCTGGATCGGTCGGTGAAGCTGTTCAGCACCGAGAAGGGAAAGTTCACAGAGTCGCGGCAATGTCTGGGCGGGGAGGGCTCGTTCTGCGGCCTGGCCGTGCACGACAG TTCCATCATCACCTGTGTGGAGTCTGGTCTCCTCAAGGTCTGGCGGGATGCCTCATCCGAAAAA GTGGAAACACAAGTGGGGGCTGGCGTGTGCTGTATGCGCCAGAACCCGGCCCAGCCGCAGTGTGTGGGGACAGGTGGGAAGGAGAACGCTCTGAAGGTCTGGGACTTGCACAGGCCTGAGGAACCCATCTTCTGTGCCAAAAAT GTGCGGAATGACTGGCTCAATCTCCGGGTGCCTGTCTGGGAGCGTGACCTGCAGTTTCTACCTGGCTCTGAGAAGATTGTCACCTGCACTGGGCACCACCAG GTGCGGCTCTATGACCCCAGCTCCCCAAAGCGGCGCCCTGTGCTGGAGGCGACCTATGGGGAGTACCCTCTCACAGCGCTCTCCCTCACCCCTGCTGCTGA CTCTGTGGTGGTAGGCAGCTCGCATGGGGACATGGCTGTCATCGACCTGCGGCAAG GACGGCTGGTGAAATGCCTGAAGGGCTTTGCTGGGAGTGTGCGCAGCGTCCAGTGTCACCCAACCCTCCCACTTGTGGCTTCCTGTGGCCTTGACCGCTTCCTGCGGGTACATAATATCGAGGACAAGCATCTGGTACACAAG GTGTATCTGAAGTCCCGGCTGAACTGCCTGCTGCTGACCAGCCGTGAGAGGTGGGAG GATGAAGAGCCTGAACCTGCAGCCTCCCAAGCAGATGTGAAGGAGGAAGAAGATGAGCTCTGGGATGGCATGGAGACGGTGGCTACCAAAACAGTGCTCAAGCGCAACGTGGACCCCAATGTCCGGGAGACCCAGCTAGGCAAGCGGCCCAAGAAGCAGAAGAGAACGAGCACTGGGCCTTGA